One stretch of Prunus dulcis unplaced genomic scaffold, ALMONDv2, whole genome shotgun sequence DNA includes these proteins:
- the LOC117613647 gene encoding protein NRT1/ PTR FAMILY 5.5-like, which yields MNPHVGRLLVPIIVLPICFQGYLKAYLANQIKWCAADPRFGIAVSKIIATLCCITAAKVETRRLGVVRSEGLIEDDDKDTKTISMTMFWLVPQFLLLGLAEELSEKSIVCFFTDKLEIKTPEEDKATKESKNMYMKIFAQAVSGVGIICGVLSVYAVGETSARVGGSSWFQFTLNRSRLDNYYWTLAALTAINLVLDLLVRCVVFRD from the coding sequence ATGAATCCCCATGTTGGGCGCTTATTGGTTCCTATTATTGTCCTTCCAATTTGTTTCCAAGGGTATCTGAAAGCGTATTTGGCGAACCAAATAAAATGGTGTGCTGCGGATCCCAGATTTGGAATTGCTGTGTCAAAGATAATTGCAACTCTGTGTTGTATCACAGCTGCAAAAGTGGAGACCCGAAGATTAGGTGTGGTGAGGAGTGAGGGTTTGATCGAGGACGACGACAAGGACACGAAAACAATTTCCATGACCATGTTTTGGTTGGTTCCACAGTTTCTTCTTCTCGGATTAGCTGAAGAGCTTTCAGAGAAGAGCATTGTTTGTTTCTTCACTGATAAGCTGGAAATTAAAACCCCGGAGGAAGACAAGGCAACAAAAGAGTCCAAGAATATGTACATGAAAATATTTGCTCAAGCGGTTAGTGGAGTGGGAATTATATGTGGTGTGTTGTCAGTTTATGCAGTGGGTGAGACAAGTGCAAGGGTGGGAGGGTCCAGTTGGTTCCAGTTCACGCTAAACAGGAGTCGTTTGGACAATTACTATTGGACCTTGGCTGCATTGACTGCAATTAATCTTGTGCT